The Podarcis raffonei isolate rPodRaf1 chromosome 2, rPodRaf1.pri, whole genome shotgun sequence genome window below encodes:
- the RBM5 gene encoding RNA-binding protein 5, which produces MGSDKRVSRTERSGRYGSIIDRDDRDERDSRSRRRDSDYKRSSEERRSDRYDDYRDYDSRDYDGRDYDGRDYDGRDYDSPERERERERRNSDKSEDGYHSDGDYGEHDYRNDINDEKESKTIMLRGLPITVTDYNIREIIESCEGPRPADVRLMKRKTGVSRGFAFVEFYHFQDATSWMEANQKKLLIQGKQIAMHYSNPRPKFEDWLCNKCCLYNFRRRLKCFRCGADKFDSEQEVPPGGPEAVQSVDYYCDTLILRNIAPHTVVESIMTALSPYASLAVNNIRLIKDKQTQQNRGFAFVQLSSAMDASQLLQILQSLQPPLKIDGKTIGVDFAKSARKDLLLPDGNRVSAFSVASTAIAAAQWSSTQPQSGEGGAVEFNYLQLGQDGYTQYTQCSQDYQQFYQNQAGTLDTDTATISGTPVTSATTAAVVSQSPQLYNQQNSSPDSPTQVAQPGTSAQVPSASSTGVVPGTKYAVPDTSTYQYDESSGFYYDPVTGLYYDPNSQYYYNAITQQYLYWDGEKETYMPAAEGISYHQNNASSTKEGKEKKEKPKSKTAQQIAKDMERWAKSLNKQKENFKNSFQPLNAREEERRESAAADAGFALFEKKGTLSERQQIITEVIKNGGEDDNPLKRGLVAAYSGDSDNEEDFLERLENEEEKLTDWKKMACLLCRRQFPNKEALVRHQQLSDLHKQNMDIYRRSRLSEQELEALEMREREMKYRDRAAERREKYGIPEPPEPKRKKVFDAGTVNYEQPTKDGIDHSNIGNKMLQAMGWREGSGLGRKCQGITAPIEAQVRMRGAGLGAKGSSYGVSTADSYKDAVRKAMFARFTEME; this is translated from the exons ATGGGTTCTGACAAACG TGTGAGCAGAACTGAACGGAGTGGAAGATACGGCTCTATCATAGATAGAGATGATCGTGATGAGCGGGACTCCAGAAGTCGTCGACGGGATTCTGACTATAAAAGATCTAGCGAGGAGCGCAGAAGTGACAGATACGATGATTACCGGGATTACGATAGTCGGGATTATGATGGCAGAGATTATGATGGTAGAGATTATGATGGTAGAGATTATGACAGTCCTGAG AGAGAGCGTGAACGCGAACGGCGTAATAGTGACAAATCAGAAGATGGATATCATTCTGATGGGGACTATGGAGAGCATGACTATCGAAATGACATTAATGATGAGAAAGAAAGCAAGACCATCATGTTGCGTGGGCTCCCTATCACTGTTACAGACTATAAT ATTCGCGAGATCATTGAGTCCTGTGAAGGCCCTCGGCCTGCGGATGTGAGGCTGATGAAGAGAAAGACAG GTGTAAGCCGTGGTTTCGCCTTCGTGGAGTTTTATCACTTTCAAGATGCTACCAGCTGGATggaagccaatcag AAAAAACTGTTGATTCAAGGGAAACAAATCGCAATGCACTACAGTAATCCCAGGCCTAAATTTGAAGACTGGCTTTGCAACAAG tgctGCCTTTACAACTTCAGGAGGCGTCTAAAATGCTTCCGTTGTGGAGCAGATAAATTTG ATTCAGAACAGGAGGTACCACCTGGAGGACCAGAGGCTGTTCAGTCTGTAGACTACTACTGTGATA CTCTTATTCTCAGAAACATAGCCCCTCACACAGTAGTGGAATCGATCATGACAGCGCTATCACCATATGCTTCACTGGCAGTAAATAACATTCGACTTATTAAAGACAAACAGACCCAACAGAATAGAGGCTTTGCTTTTGTACAATTGTCTTCAGCAATG GATGCTTCTCAGCTGTTGCAAATTTTGCAGAGTCTTCAGCCACCTCTTAAAATAGATGGCAAAACGATTGGTGTGGATTTTGCCAAGAGTGCCAGGAA ggATTTGCTTCTCCCAGATGGTAATCGTGTCAGTGCTTTCTCTGTTGCTAGTACAGCCATTGCTGCAGCCCAGTGGTCATCAACCCAG CCTCAAAGTGGAGAAGGTGGAGCAGTTGAATTCAACTACCTCCAGCTGGGACAGGATGGCTATACCCAGTACACTCAG TGTTCACAGGATTATCAGCAGTTTTACCAGAATCAAGCAGGAACATTGGACACAGATACAGCTACAATATCAG GTACTCCAGTGACAAGTGCTACTACAGCAGCTGTTGTTTCCCAGAGTCCTCAGTTATATAATCAACAGAACAGCTCTCCCGATTCTCCG actcAAGTAGCACAGCCAGGCACTAGTGCGCAGGTGCCATCAGCATCTTCAACTGGCGTGGTCCCTGGCACCAAGTATG CTGTTCCAGATACTTCTACATACCAATATGATGAATCATCAGGTTTCTATTATGATCCTGTAACGGGGCTCTATTATGATCCAAACTCCCAG TACTACTACAATGCGATAACACAGCAGTATCTTTACTGGGATGGTGAGAAAGAGACCTACATGCCTGCAGCAGAGGGTATATCTTACCATCAGAATAATGCATCTTCCACAAaagaagggaaagagaagaaagagaagccCAAGAGTAAAACAGCTCAGCAG ATTGCTAAAGACATGGAACGTTGGGCTAAGAGTCTAAACAAACAGAAGGAGAACTTCAAGAATAGCTTTCAACCTCTGAAtgcaagagaggaagaaagacgAGAATCTGCAGCAGCTGATGCTGGCTTTGCTCTGTttgagaaaaag ggTACCTTGTCTGAGAGACAGCAGATAATAACAGAAGTTATAAAGAATGGTGGTGAAGATGATAACCCACTGAAA CGTGGATTGGTGGCTGCTTATAGTGGAGACAGTGATAATGAAGAGGATTTCTTGGAAAGGCtggaaaatgaagaagaaaaactaACAGACTGGAAAAAAATGGCCTGTTTGTTATGTAGAAGACAGTTTCCAAATAAAGAAGCTCTAGTCAGGCACCAACAGCTCTCTGATCTTCATAAG CAAAACATGGACATCTACAGGAGATCGAGACTATCAGAGCAAGAGCTCGAAGCCTTGGAAATGCGTGAGAGAGAG ATGAAATACAGAGACAGAGCAGCTGAAAGACGTGAGAAATACGGCATACCAGAGCCACCAGAGCCAAAGCGGAAAAAAGTGTTTGATGCAGGCACTGT gaATTATGAACAGCCCACAAAAGATGGCATTGACCATAGTAATATCGGCAACAAAATGCTTCAAGCTATGGGCTGGAGGGAAGGTTCAGGATTAGGAAGGAAATGTCAAGGTATCACAGCCCCCATTGAG GCTCAAGTGAGAATGAGGGGAGCtgggctaggagcaaaaggtagTTCTTACGGTGTCTCTACAGCAGACTCTTACAAAGATGCAGTACGGAAAGCTATGTTTGCTCGATTCACTGAAATGGAATAA